The proteins below are encoded in one region of Hordeum vulgare subsp. vulgare chromosome 3H, MorexV3_pseudomolecules_assembly, whole genome shotgun sequence:
- the LOC123442404 gene encoding uncharacterized protein LOC123442404, whose protein sequence is MAMRTALKILTISSVLVVLAADQVEGRHHLPDCPSFSCGPLRNVSSPFRQASDPPGCGYPSYELICSGTKASIHIDDATYYVSSINYSSSSFWVVDADMDLYNSCPLPRWNRPPFRYQNHMEVELEPLSYNKACFLTCSREVKDNGMYMPVACLSTNHTYVYVLTGYGSYSMEYLEPSCGYLARIPRPWDSPGPLENASHADVVKSMRIGFAVRFPFRYDIGMSRTTIKECLISQFR, encoded by the coding sequence ATGGCAATGCGCACTGCTCTCAAGATCTTAACTATCTCGTCTGTGCTTGTAGTTCTTGCTGCAGATCAGGTCGAAGGGCGGCATCATTTGCCTGATTGTCCTTCTTTCTCGTGTGGCCCTCTCAGAAATGTGTCATCTCCATTTCGTCAGGCAAGTGATCCACCTGGGTGTGGTTATCCATCTTACGAGCTAATTTGCAGTGGTACGAAGGCTTCAATTCACATCGACGATGCAACATACTATGTATCTTCCATCAACTACAGTAGTTCTTCCTTCTGGGTCGTCGATGCCGACATGGATTTATACAACAGCTGCCCTCTACCTCGGTGGAATCGGCCTCCGTTCAGATACCAGAACCACATGGAAGTCGAATTGGAACCCCTTTCATATAATAAGGCTTGCTTTCTTACATGCTCTCGGGAAGTAAAGGACAATGGTATGTACATGCCTGTTGCTTGCCTTAGCACAAATCATACTTATGTTTATGTCTTAACTGGTTATGGATCTTATTCAATGGAGTATCTCGAGCCTTCTTGTGGTTACTTGGCTAGAATTCCTCGGCCTTGGGACAGTCCAGGGCCGCTAGAAAATGCAAGTCATGCAGATGTTGTGAAATCCATGAGGATTGGATTTGCTGTTCGATTCCCTTTCAGATATGACATTGGCATGAGTAGAACAACCATCAAAGAGTGCCTAATAAGCCAGTTTCGGTGA